The Nerophis lumbriciformis linkage group LG07, RoL_Nlum_v2.1, whole genome shotgun sequence genome window below encodes:
- the pck2 gene encoding phosphoenolpyruvate carboxykinase [GTP], mitochondrial → MACLILGAIRRRGAVGVRSLSSIPSLPPAVAEYVKSAADECKPSGIHVVTGMPEETATILAGMEKEGMVKRLPKYDNCWLARTDPKDVARVESKTVIVTKNHRDTIPIPAGGVKSQLGSWMSESDWQRAREERFPGCMAGRTMYVIPFSMGPVGSTLAKYGVQVTDSPYVVASMGIMTRMGTPVLNKLAEGEEFVRCQHSLGRPLPLKAPLVNAWPCNPDKVLISHLPNTRQILSFGSGYGGNSLLGKKCFALRIASRIAKDEGWLAEHMLILGITNPQGVKRYVAAAFPSACGKTNLAMMKPSLPGWKVECVGDDIAWMKFDNQGKLRAINPENGFFGVAPGTSDKTNPYAMSTIAKNTVFTNVGETSDGGVWWEGLDPPAAGVTLTDWHGKAWNKGSSTPCAHPNSRFCAPADQCPIIDPLWESEQGVPIDAIIFGGRRPQGVPLVYESFNWQHGVFVGAAMRSEATAAAEHQGKVIMHDPFAMRPFFGYNFGDYLSHWLSMENRKAPTHLPRIFHVNWFRKDPASGAFLWPGFGENARVLEWIFKRCGRARDDEAAKKSAIGWLPVDGAIDTEGLGGSVDMGALFDVPKHFWQNETKELRAYFSQQVGADLPDKVEAELKALEDRVHN, encoded by the exons ATGGCTTGTCTTATCCTGGGAGCTATACGAAG AAGGGGGGCCGTCGGGGTCCGGTCCCTGTCCTCCATCCCCTCTTTGCCCCCTGCCGTGGCAGAATATGTCAAGAGTGCGGCGGACGAGTGCAAGCCCAGCGGTATCCACGTGGTGACGGGGATGCCGGAAGAGACGGCTACCATCTTGGCAGGCATGGAGAAGGAAGGGATGGTCAAGAGGCTTCCTAAATATGACAATTG TTGGTTGGCGCGCACGGACCCGAAGGATGTGGCCCGAGTGGAGAGCAAGACGGTGATCGTGACCAAGAACCACAGGGACACCATCCCGATTCCTGCCGGAGGGGTGAAGAGCCAATTGGGCAGCTGGATGAGCGAGTCGGACTGGCAGAGGGCAAGAGAAGAGCGCTTCCCAGGATGCATGGCGG GTCGCACCATGTATGTCATTCCTTTCAGTATGGGTCCAGTGGGTTCCACTCTTGCCAAGTATGGCGTCCAG GTGACGGACTCGCCATATGTTGTGGCCAGTATGGGCATCATGACCCGTATGGGCACACCTGTTCTCAATAAGCTGGCGGAAGGAGAGGAGTTTGTCCGTTGTCAGCACTCTTTGGGACGACCTCTTCCCCTGAAAG CCCCTCTCGTCAACGCATGGCCCTGCAATCCGGATAAAGTTCTGATCTCCCACCTGCCCAACACCCGGCAGATCCTGTCATTCGGCAGCGGCTACGGGGGAAACTCCTTGCTGGGGAAGAAGTGCTTCGCCCTGCGCATTGCCTCCCGCATTGCCAAGGATGAAGGCTGGCTGGCAGAGCACATGCTG ATCCTGGGCATCACCAACCCTCAAGGAGTGAAACGTTACGTAGCGGCGGCGTTCCCTAGCGCCTGTGGGAAAACCAACCTGGCCATGATGAAGCCATCTCTGCCGGGCTGGAAGGTGGAGTGCGTGGGCGACGACATCGCTTGGATGAAATTCGACAATCAAG GGAAGCTTAGAGCCATCAATCCCGAGAATGGTTTCTTTGGCGTGGCTCCGGGAACCTCAGACAAGACCAACCCGTACGCCATGAGCACCATCGCCAAAAACACAGTGTTTACTAATGTTGGCGAGACCAGTGATGGAGGCGTGTGGTGGGAAGGTTTGGACCCCCCTGCTGCTGGCGTCACTTTGACGGACTGGCACGGAAAAGCCTGGAACAAAG GAAGCAGCACTCCTTGCGCCCACCCCAACTCACGCTTCTGTGCTCCGGCCGATCAGTGCCCCATCATCGACCCACTCTGGGAGAGCGAACAGGGCGTTCCCATCGACGCCATCATCTTCGGCGGTCGCAGGCCGCAAG GAGTTCCTTTGGTGTACGAGTCGTTTAACTGGCAGCACGGCGTGTTTGTTGGCGCTGCAATGAGGTCAGAGGCCACAGCAGCTGCTGAGCACCAAG GCAAGGTGATCATGCACGACCCCTTCGCCATGCGTCCATTCTTCGGCTACAACTTTGGCGACTACCTCTCTCACTGGCTGAGCATGGAGAACCGAAAGGCCCCCACTCACCTGCCCAGGATCTTCCACGTCAACTGGTTCCGGAAGGACCCCGCCAGCGGCGCCTTCCTCTGGCCGGGCTTCGGCGAGAATGCCCGCGTGCTCGAATGGATCTTCAAGCGCTGCGGGCGCGCGCGGGACGATGAGGCCGCGAAGAAGAGCGCGATTGGCTGGCTGCCGGTGGACGGCGCCATCGACACCGAGGGCCTGGGCGGCAGCGTGGACATGGGCGCCCTGTTCGACGTGCCCAAGCATTTCTGGCAGAACGAGACCAAGGAGCTGAGGGCGTACTTCAGCCAGCAGGTGGGGGCGGACCTTCCAGACAAGGTGGAGGCGGAGCTTAAGGCTTTGGAGGACAGAGTGCACAACTAA